In a single window of the Stigmatopora nigra isolate UIUO_SnigA chromosome 7, RoL_Snig_1.1, whole genome shotgun sequence genome:
- the irx1a gene encoding iroquois-class homeodomain protein IRX-1a, producing MSFPQLGYPQYLSASQAVYGSDRTGVLTSSSRGGSTEIGGNPSATAAAVTSVLGMYANPYAHNYSAFLPYTSADLALFSQMGSQYDLKDSPGVHPASFAAHTSPAFYPYGQFQYGDPARPKNATRESTSTLKAWLNEHRKNPYPTKGEKIMLAIITKMTLTQVSTWFANARRRLKKENKVTWGSRSKEDGEDGNLFGSGDEAEKNEDEEEIDLESIDIDKIDDNDGDQSNEDDDDKSTDGGTRDHRSDGDAGGELDSLEKRRAFSMQGHEALDKSKGSISIHLGCKDNSESNNTTRVLSPERPGGFPLPSNNKPKIWSLAETATTPDSSVQKPTSPSGPVGPSHPHIQTHPAFLPSHGLYTCQIGKFHNWTNGAFLGQNSLLNVRSFLGNHHHHHQHQNHHLAAQQQQQPTSVVVSPVAAAAAPSQESKTPMDSPKHIEHEHGVRCDSPPTPTLKPSFRPLHDRSSRSPQDAAQRVLTALSSA from the exons ATGTCTTTCCCCCAGCTAGGCTACCCGCAGTATTTAAGTGCATCCCAGGCGGTTTATGGGAGCGACAGGACGGGAGTTCTGACATCTTCCTCCCGGGGAGGAAGCACCGAAATCGGGGGGAATCCTTCAGCCACTGCTGCGGCGGTCACCTCCGTGTTGGGCATGTACGCCAACCCGTACGCTCACAACTACAGCGCTTTCTTACCATACACCAGCGCGGATCTGGCGCTTTTCTCACAAATG GGATCCCAATATGATCTTAAGGACAGTCCTGGTGTCCACCCAGCAAGCTTTGCAGCTCACACCTCTCCTGCCTTCTACCCATACGGTCAGTTCCAGTACGGGGACCCGGCCAGGCCTAAGAATGCAACACGGGAGAGCACCAGCACCCTAAAAGCGTGGCTCAACGAGCACAGAAAGAACCCTTATCCGACAAAAGGTGAGAAGATCATGCTGGCCATCATCACCAAGATGACCCTGACGCAGGTCTCCACCTGGTTTGCTAATGCAAGGAGGAGATTGAAGAAGGAGAACAAGGTGACATGGGGGAGCAGGAGCAAAGAGGATGGGGAAGATGGCAATCTATTTGGCAGTGGAGACGAAGCCGAGAAaaatgaggatgaggaggagatTGACTTGGAGAGCATCGATATAGACAAAATTGACGATAACGACGGGGATCAGAGTAACGAGGATGACGACGATAAATCCACTGACGGGGGTACAAGAGACCACAGAAGCGACGGAGATGCCGGTGGAGAGCTGGACAGCTTGGAAAAAAGACGGGCCTTCTCTATGCAGGGCCACGAGGCCTTGGACAAATCAAAAGGCTCAATTTCAATTCATCTAGGGTGCAAAGACAACTCCGAGAGTAATAATACGACAAGAGTACTATCTCCGGAGAGACCTGGAGGCTTTCCCTTGCCCTCGAACAATAAACCCAAAATATGGTCATTAGCAGAAACAGCCACGACCCCTGACTCCTCAGTTCAGAAACCCACGTCCCCTTCTGGTCCGGTGGGCCCCTCTCATCCTCATATCCAGACACACCCCGCCTTTCTCCCCAGCCACGGACTGTACACTTGCCAAATTGGAAAGTTCCACAACTGGACGAATGGTGCGTTTCTGGGCCAGAACTCTCTGCTCAATGTGAGATCCTTTCTGGGGAAtcaccatcatcaccatcagCACCAGAACCACCACCTTGCGGctcagcaacagcagcaacccACGTCAGTGGTGGTGTCCCCTGTAGCAGCCGCAGCGGCCCCCAGCCAAGAGAGCAAGACCCCAATGGACAGCCCCAAACACATAG aaCACGAACATGGTGTTCGGTGTGATTCCCCTCCAACACCAACCTTGAAGCCTTCTTTTCGACCCCTTCATGACAG ATCATCAAGAAGTCCACAAGACGCTGCACAACGGGTCCTCACTGCTCTCTCTTCGGCTTGa